Proteins encoded by one window of Paenibacillus urinalis:
- a CDS encoding ABC transporter ATP-binding protein, translated as MSRKNKASQNPSSTAGPKHPGGHPGRGPVEKAKDFKGTMKRLVRYLKPQNTILIVVFIMAILSTVFTIVSPKLMAVATNILSEPLFDPNAVIDFVEIARILMWLGALYLLSSLFAYIQQYLMAGVSQRVVFEMREQINDKLSRLPLKYFDGRTHGEILSRATNDVDNISNTLQQSLAQFITSFVTLVGVIIMMLTISPLLTLITVLTLPLSLIVVAIVASRSQGYFVGQQKRLGELNGHVEEMYTGHNVIKAFGREEQSIRNFDKINEELYETGWKAQFISGLIMPLMMFIGNIGYVLICVVGGILVSTRSLDVGSILAFIQYSRQFSQPINQLANIANVIQSTVASAERVFELLDETEEVPEQDTARISSKVQGAVTFEHVKFGYSEDKPLITDMNVDVKPGQTVAIVGPTGAGKTTLINLLMRFYEVQGGTIRIDGVDITDMPRSRLRSMFGMVLQDTWLFNGTIYDNIAYGREAASETEVRQAAVAARADHFIRTLPDGYQTVLNEEASNISQGQKQLLTIARAILANPSILILDEATSSVDTRTETLIQQAMNELMKDRTSFVIAHRLSTIRDADVILVMNHGDVIEKGTHEELLMANGFYAELYNSQFTEVG; from the coding sequence ATGAGTCGTAAAAATAAAGCTTCGCAGAACCCGTCCAGTACGGCAGGGCCGAAGCATCCAGGGGGCCATCCCGGCCGTGGGCCGGTTGAGAAGGCCAAGGATTTCAAAGGCACGATGAAGAGGCTGGTTCGTTATCTGAAGCCGCAAAACACAATATTGATCGTTGTGTTTATTATGGCTATTCTGAGCACGGTGTTCACGATTGTTTCACCTAAATTAATGGCGGTGGCGACAAATATTTTATCCGAGCCGCTGTTTGATCCGAATGCGGTCATTGATTTTGTAGAGATTGCCAGAATTCTGATGTGGCTTGGTGCCCTGTATCTATTGAGCTCTCTGTTTGCTTATATACAGCAGTATCTCATGGCCGGTGTCTCACAGCGTGTTGTATTTGAGATGCGGGAGCAGATTAACGACAAGCTGTCACGGCTTCCGCTCAAATATTTTGATGGAAGAACACACGGGGAAATCCTCAGCCGGGCTACGAATGATGTAGATAATATCAGCAATACGCTGCAGCAGAGTCTCGCGCAGTTCATTACCTCGTTTGTAACATTGGTCGGTGTCATCATCATGATGCTTACGATCAGTCCATTGTTGACACTGATTACAGTGCTTACGCTGCCGCTCAGCTTAATTGTGGTGGCCATAGTCGCTTCCCGTTCACAGGGATATTTTGTGGGCCAGCAGAAGAGACTCGGCGAGCTGAATGGTCATGTTGAAGAGATGTACACCGGGCATAATGTCATTAAGGCATTTGGACGTGAAGAGCAGTCGATCCGCAATTTTGACAAGATCAATGAGGAGCTCTATGAGACCGGCTGGAAGGCCCAGTTTATTTCGGGTCTGATCATGCCGCTCATGATGTTCATCGGGAATATTGGCTATGTGCTGATCTGTGTGGTTGGGGGAATTCTCGTATCGACACGGTCACTGGATGTCGGAAGTATCCTGGCGTTTATTCAATATTCACGTCAGTTCTCTCAGCCGATCAATCAGCTGGCTAACATTGCGAATGTCATCCAATCCACGGTGGCTTCGGCCGAGCGTGTGTTCGAGCTGCTGGATGAAACAGAAGAAGTGCCTGAACAGGATACAGCCCGTATTTCAAGCAAGGTGCAGGGTGCAGTAACCTTCGAGCATGTAAAATTTGGCTACAGCGAGGACAAGCCGCTCATCACTGATATGAATGTCGATGTGAAGCCGGGACAGACGGTGGCCATCGTAGGACCGACAGGGGCAGGCAAGACAACACTTATTAACCTGCTCATGCGCTTCTACGAAGTACAAGGCGGCACGATTCGAATTGATGGTGTAGATATTACGGATATGCCGCGAAGCAGACTGCGGAGCATGTTCGGCATGGTGCTGCAGGATACATGGCTGTTCAACGGTACAATCTATGACAACATTGCATACGGCCGTGAGGCGGCTTCGGAGACAGAGGTTCGGCAAGCCGCAGTTGCAGCTAGAGCGGATCATTTTATCCGTACACTGCCAGATGGGTATCAAACGGTTCTTAATGAAGAGGCATCTAATATCTCACAAGGCCAGAAGCAGCTGTTAACGATTGCTCGTGCTATTCTTGCCAATCCTTCCATCCTTATTCTCGATGAAGCGACAAGCTCGGTTGACACCCGGACTGAGACCTTGATTCAGCAGGCGATGAATGAGCTGATGAAGGATCGCACCAGCTTTGTGATTGCCCACAGACTGTCAACAATTCGGGATGCAGACGTCATTCTCGTCATGAACCATGGGGATGTAATTGAAAAAGGAACCCATGAGGAACTGCTTATGGCTAATGGATTCTATGCAGAGCTATATAACAGCCAGTTTACAGAGGTAGGCTGA
- a CDS encoding ABC transporter ATP-binding protein — MMKLLRMLNPYKAGVALVVFLLLLQSLSDLFLPTLMSDIVNFGIPEGDVSYIWSIGGVMLIVALLGTVCSILVSFLSSQVTGKFARDLRSRLFRHVENFSLHEFDQVGTASLITRTTNDITQVQNVLLMMLRMMISAPLMFIGGLIMAISQDAKLSLVLVVSLPILAGAIALIAFKGLPLFKAIQKKLDRLNLVLREQLTGIRVIRSFNRTGYEKVRFTEANGDLTDTAIKVNKIMAFMMPVMMLVMNFSVIAIIWFGGLRINTGEIQVGNMMAFIQYAMQIMFSLLMVSIIFVMLPRAAASAARINEVLTMKPELADPEVSKPAGQLHGTLEFDNVSFKYPGAEEYALKDISFTAQPGEITAIIGGTGSGKSTLLALIPRFYDVTEGSVRVNGIDVKDISQQELRSKIGYVPQKAVLFTGTIADNIRYGKEDATEEEIRHAAEVAQAAEFISGMEEGYESMISQGGSNVSGGQKQRLSIARALVRRPEIYVFDDSFSALDYKTDAKLRAALVDETVNSTVIIVAQRVSTVRDADRILVMDEGVIVGSGTHDELLRNSEVYREIVSSQLSEEEIA, encoded by the coding sequence ATGATGAAACTGCTGCGGATGCTGAATCCGTATAAGGCGGGTGTAGCGCTCGTCGTTTTTTTACTTCTGCTGCAATCGTTATCTGATTTATTCTTGCCTACATTAATGTCTGATATCGTCAATTTTGGAATACCAGAGGGGGACGTTTCTTACATATGGAGTATTGGCGGTGTAATGCTCATTGTCGCTCTGCTCGGTACAGTATGCTCGATTCTTGTGAGCTTCCTGTCCTCCCAGGTTACTGGCAAATTTGCACGTGATCTTCGCAGCCGATTGTTTAGACATGTAGAGAATTTCTCTCTTCACGAGTTTGACCAGGTGGGAACAGCTTCGCTCATCACCAGAACGACGAATGATATTACTCAGGTTCAGAACGTGCTGCTGATGATGCTGCGGATGATGATCAGTGCACCGCTGATGTTTATAGGTGGTCTTATAATGGCCATATCCCAAGATGCCAAGCTGTCTCTTGTTCTTGTAGTATCGCTTCCGATCCTTGCAGGAGCTATTGCGCTGATTGCCTTCAAGGGGCTGCCGCTCTTTAAGGCCATTCAGAAGAAGCTGGATCGTCTGAATCTCGTTCTGCGCGAGCAGTTGACAGGCATTCGAGTCATCCGTTCATTCAATCGTACCGGGTACGAGAAGGTGCGCTTCACCGAGGCGAATGGTGACCTCACAGATACCGCAATCAAGGTGAACAAGATTATGGCCTTCATGATGCCGGTTATGATGCTGGTGATGAACTTCTCTGTCATCGCTATTATTTGGTTCGGCGGTCTTCGGATCAACACGGGAGAGATCCAGGTGGGGAATATGATGGCGTTTATTCAATATGCCATGCAGATCATGTTCTCTCTGCTGATGGTGTCGATCATCTTCGTCATGCTGCCCCGGGCAGCAGCTTCTGCGGCTCGGATCAATGAAGTGCTGACAATGAAGCCGGAGCTTGCAGATCCTGAAGTGTCCAAGCCGGCTGGTCAGCTGCATGGAACACTTGAATTTGATAATGTGTCGTTCAAATATCCGGGCGCCGAGGAATATGCGCTTAAGGATATCAGCTTCACGGCACAGCCGGGAGAGATTACTGCCATTATCGGTGGAACAGGGTCGGGCAAATCAACACTGCTTGCGTTGATCCCGCGCTTCTATGATGTCACCGAAGGCAGTGTTCGCGTGAATGGCATCGATGTAAAAGATATTTCTCAGCAAGAGCTGCGCTCGAAGATCGGATATGTCCCGCAGAAAGCCGTACTATTCACGGGTACCATCGCAGACAACATCCGTTACGGCAAGGAGGATGCAACCGAGGAGGAGATAAGGCATGCTGCAGAGGTCGCTCAGGCCGCTGAGTTTATCAGCGGGATGGAGGAAGGATATGAGAGCATGATCTCGCAGGGAGGCAGCAATGTATCAGGCGGACAGAAGCAGCGACTGTCTATTGCGAGAGCCTTGGTCCGCAGACCGGAGATCTATGTATTTGATGACAGCTTCTCCGCTCTGGATTACAAGACGGATGCCAAGCTTAGAGCTGCTCTTGTTGACGAAACCGTCAACTCAACGGTGATTATCGTAGCCCAGCGTGTAAGCACGGTAAGAGATGCGGATCGGATTCTTGTTATGGATGAAGGCGTAATCGTAGGCAGTGGAACTCACGACGAGCTGCTCCGAAATAGTGAGGTATACCGAGAAATTGTGTCCTCACAGCTGTCAGAGGAGGAGATTGCATGA
- a CDS encoding MarR family winged helix-turn-helix transcriptional regulator — protein MHRNFVMNLVQIKKVGEALKEKDILAQNLLFAFMRFNRSNWKQPKTEGRNPSEIVLLVTLIRGKETPEKHDPAVVGRMITEFQENGPTTKDQLEGLKISEISDIMRVKAPTITPVIQGLEEQGLVERRMDETDRRVMRITITEAGREAVRGVHRELISNMKEMIEYLGEEDSAQLAKLLTRVYEYKEQKRISTDPHCKDRFSTKGSDHT, from the coding sequence TTGCACCGCAATTTCGTTATGAATCTTGTTCAAATAAAAAAAGTGGGTGAGGCATTGAAAGAGAAGGATATACTAGCACAGAATCTGCTCTTTGCATTTATGAGATTTAACCGCAGCAATTGGAAGCAGCCTAAGACGGAAGGCCGCAATCCGAGCGAGATTGTGCTGCTGGTTACGTTAATCCGAGGGAAGGAAACGCCTGAGAAGCACGATCCTGCTGTGGTCGGGCGGATGATTACAGAATTTCAAGAGAATGGTCCAACGACCAAGGATCAGCTTGAAGGGCTTAAGATATCCGAGATCAGTGATATTATGCGGGTCAAGGCGCCGACCATTACTCCTGTCATTCAAGGGCTGGAGGAGCAGGGTTTAGTCGAGAGAAGAATGGACGAGACGGATCGCAGAGTGATGCGGATTACCATCACTGAAGCCGGACGAGAGGCAGTCCGCGGCGTTCACCGCGAGCTCATTAGCAATATGAAGGAAATGATTGAATATCTAGGTGAAGAGGATAGTGCTCAATTAGCGAAATTACTGACTCGTGTGTACGAGTATAAGGAACAGAAGCGGATAAGCACTGACCCGCACTGCAAAGATAGATTTTCAACAAAAGGAAGTGATCACACATGA
- the uxaC gene encoding glucuronate isomerase produces MKSFLDEQFLLTNDTAIELYEKYAKDMPIIDYHCHLSPKEIYENKTFRNVTEAWLYGDHYKWRLMRANGVEEKYVTGGEGVSDYDRFLAWARTVPMTIGNPVYAWSHLELQRFFGVYELINEKNAPVIWEKVNAKLNGEGFGARDLITKSKVTVVCTTDDPADTLEYHTAIRDLNGFDTAVLPSFRPDKGLEINREGFGEWLSRLEQTAGRSITSYDTFLEVLEARVDYFHSVGGRVSDHALDYVPYAEVTREEAAGIFAKVLNGEKASLLEEQKYKTYTLIFLGKLYAARGWAMQYHINAARNNNSRMLGLLGPDTGYDSVNDSPLAGPLVKLLDGLASEDALPRTILYSLNPRDNEVLAAIAGSFQGDGIPGKIQLGAAWWFNDTKDGMLAQMKALSNVGLLSRFVGMLTDSRSFLSYTRHEYFRRLLCNLLGEWVENGEAPHDLELLGRIVQGISYENARTYFNFESAYSKV; encoded by the coding sequence ATGAAGTCTTTTTTGGATGAACAATTTCTACTTACGAATGATACAGCGATTGAGCTGTACGAGAAGTATGCAAAGGATATGCCGATTATTGATTATCACTGCCACCTGAGTCCCAAGGAGATTTATGAGAATAAAACGTTTCGCAATGTAACCGAAGCCTGGCTGTACGGCGATCATTACAAATGGCGGCTGATGCGGGCAAACGGCGTTGAAGAGAAGTATGTAACAGGAGGCGAGGGAGTCAGCGATTACGATCGGTTCCTCGCTTGGGCAAGAACCGTGCCGATGACGATCGGCAATCCGGTATATGCGTGGTCACACCTGGAGCTGCAGCGTTTCTTCGGTGTATATGAGCTGATTAATGAGAAGAACGCGCCGGTCATCTGGGAGAAAGTAAATGCCAAACTGAATGGTGAAGGCTTTGGTGCTCGCGACTTGATTACGAAATCTAAAGTAACCGTAGTCTGCACGACAGATGATCCTGCGGATACACTGGAATATCATACCGCGATTCGGGATCTGAATGGTTTTGATACCGCGGTGCTGCCTTCATTCCGTCCTGATAAGGGTCTTGAAATTAACCGCGAAGGGTTCGGCGAGTGGCTCTCCCGCTTGGAGCAGACCGCCGGACGTTCGATTACGAGCTACGATACGTTTCTTGAGGTGCTGGAGGCAAGGGTGGATTACTTCCATTCTGTTGGAGGACGTGTGTCCGACCATGCGCTCGATTATGTACCGTATGCGGAAGTAACCCGCGAGGAAGCAGCAGGCATCTTCGCCAAGGTGTTAAATGGCGAGAAGGCTAGTCTGCTGGAGGAGCAGAAGTATAAGACCTACACACTGATCTTCCTCGGCAAGCTGTATGCGGCACGCGGCTGGGCGATGCAATACCATATCAATGCAGCAAGAAACAACAACTCACGTATGCTCGGACTGCTTGGCCCGGATACCGGCTATGATTCCGTGAATGACAGCCCGCTTGCCGGTCCGCTGGTGAAGCTGTTGGATGGACTGGCTAGTGAAGATGCGCTGCCAAGAACGATCCTGTATTCGCTCAATCCTCGAGACAATGAAGTGCTGGCTGCGATCGCTGGCAGCTTCCAGGGTGACGGTATTCCTGGCAAAATCCAGCTCGGTGCGGCATGGTGGTTCAACGATACGAAGGACGGCATGCTCGCTCAGATGAAGGCATTGTCCAACGTCGGTCTGCTCAGCCGGTTTGTCGGCATGCTGACCGATTCAAGAAGCTTCTTGTCCTACACACGGCATGAGTACTTCCGCCGCTTGCTGTGCAATCTGCTTGGAGAATGGGTAGAGAACGGAGAGGCGCCGCATGACCTTGAGCTGCTCGGCCGTATCGTGCAGGGCATATCCTACGAGAATGCACGGACTTATTTTAACTTTGAGAGTGCGTATAGCAAGGTATAG
- a CDS encoding dihydroorotate dehydrogenase electron transfer subunit — MARVISNIQVNDHIGLLEVEAASGGAPGQFYMLRAWNAGPLLPRAISIFDVKEHSIQFLYQVVGEGTRQLYRLRQGEEIQITGPFGNGFPQLTGRVALVGGGIGVAPFYYAARQYKSADLYLGFSEQPYLVEEFSRMASSVKVDVGGSILGCLVFSDYDLVIACGPSGMLKAVQMKQAAEGSRTNVYISVENKMACAVGACLACSIQHHSGRVQTCTDGPVFRAEEVTLL; from the coding sequence GTGGCGAGAGTTATTTCTAATATACAAGTGAATGATCACATTGGTCTTCTGGAGGTGGAAGCCGCAAGCGGCGGAGCACCAGGACAATTCTATATGCTGCGCGCTTGGAATGCAGGGCCGCTGCTTCCGAGAGCGATCAGCATTTTTGATGTGAAGGAGCATTCTATACAATTTCTATACCAGGTGGTGGGGGAAGGTACTCGGCAGCTGTATCGTCTGCGGCAAGGGGAAGAAATTCAGATCACCGGACCTTTCGGTAACGGATTTCCCCAGCTGACTGGACGAGTAGCGCTTGTCGGCGGCGGCATTGGAGTCGCTCCCTTTTATTATGCTGCCAGGCAATACAAGAGTGCCGACCTCTACCTCGGCTTCAGTGAGCAACCCTATCTGGTTGAAGAATTCAGCAGGATGGCCTCCTCTGTCAAGGTTGATGTCGGAGGAAGCATCCTCGGCTGTCTGGTGTTCTCAGACTACGATCTTGTGATCGCCTGTGGACCGTCAGGCATGCTGAAGGCGGTACAAATGAAGCAAGCCGCAGAGGGTAGTCGTACGAACGTCTATATATCGGTAGAAAATAAAATGGCCTGTGCAGTAGGCGCCTGCCTCGCATGCAGTATCCAGCATCACTCCGGCAGAGTTCAGACCTGTACAGACGGTCCTGTATTCCGGGCGG